From the genome of Papaver somniferum cultivar HN1 chromosome 2, ASM357369v1, whole genome shotgun sequence, one region includes:
- the LOC113354123 gene encoding probable glutathione S-transferase, whose translation MGEEESSSVKLIGAWPSAYSYRVIWALELKGIKYEYINENLMNKSEVLLRYNPIHKKVPVLVHGGKSILDSMIILEYIDKTWPEKYSLLPKDAYEKSVARFWIKFMEEKATSSLANFFMRSGEEHEKAVKELVEIIETAEEHSGIGDNGKKFFGGDNINAVDLAFSSLAHWLGAVEEVVGVKVLEANKFPKFHGWTERFKQVPVIKDNLPDYNELVSFFKGVKEQLTDTTT comes from the exons atgGGAGAAGAAGAATCGTCATCAGTGAAGTTAATTGGTGCTTGGCCTAGTGCTTACAGCTACAGAGTCATTTGGGCATTAGAATTAAAAGGTATAAAGTATGAATACATTAATGAAAATCTCATGAACAAAAGTGAAGTGCTATTGAGATACAACCCGATTCATAAAAAGGTACCAGTTCTTGTTCATGGAGGAAAATCCATTTTAGATTCCATGATTATCCTTGAATACATCGACAAAACATGGCCGGAGAAGTACTCATTACTACCTAAAGATGCTTATGAAAAATCTGTCGCTCGGTTTTGGATTAAGTTCATGGAAGAAAAG gCTACATCAAGCCTTGCAAATTTTTTTATGAGATCCGGAGAAGAACATGAGAAGGCAGTAAAAGAACTTGTGGAAATTATAGAAACCGCAGAAGAACATAGtggaattggagataatggaaaGAAGTTTTTTGGTGGTGATAATATAAATGCagttgatttggcattttcatcTTTGGCTCATTGGTTGGGAGCTGTTGAAGAAGTAGTGGGAGTTAAAGTTCTTGAAGCAAATAAGTTTCCTAAGTTTCATGGATGGACTGAGAGATTTAAACAAGTTCCGGTGATCAAAGATAATCTCCCGGACTATAACGAATTGGTGAGTTTTTTCAAAGGTGTAAAAGAGCAGCTGACTGACACCACCACCTAA
- the LOC113352253 gene encoding uncharacterized protein LOC113352253 encodes MENIISPYQDAYVSGRLISDNTVIAQEIIHYMKKKICRIGWLALKLDMRKAFDRLEWVFIIKVLTYFGFSEEFCDLIYQCISTTTLSVILNGSPCEEFHPSRGIRQGDPLFPYLFILAMEFLSRHLVAAQQNNSIKGIKVAANSPAINHLLFAYDCLIFTQEKLDSVNNLLELLHNFSTQSCQVINFEKSAVHFSKYTKPDVAVTLTQILGMKTMNSKKKARSTMIKHVLNSLPVYQMGSFKLPDQLMRKLTTIERKFFWGHSSNRSFNPVSHSKLCKSKDYGGIAFRDMEKLNLALLTKLAWRVIQKNYFMEINNGRRTKIWKDRWVPGLNHPPTPINDMHRFHESVDELIISDAGTWNVSLLDILFDSNTSKKIQDIFIDTSKEDVMLWTPVKYAHNPYMETQCGVCGRETETIEHLIFDCIHARAVWRGINIDIDTVKENCGSVSEWVLSWFRIGINATNERLLFTCMIGAWIIWKDRCEKIFQGVSLNPISSVNRIQYHLSSHLHENLNSSPYCIKYHISNWCPPAQGISKFNVDTSFDHNTNHGTGIALRDHVGNCDGIRGSFKHGVLNPEQGECLAVREALSWAKDLKLDDIQIEVELEK; translated from the exons ATGGAGAATATTAtttctccatatcaagatgctTATGTTTCAGGAAGGCTTATCAGTGACAACACTGTCATTGCACAGGAAATAATTcactatatgaagaaaaaaatatgtcGAATTGGATGGCTAGCTCTCAAGCTTGATATGCGCAAAGCATTTGATAGATTAGAATGGGTATTTATTATTAAAGTCTTAACATATTTTGGCTTCAGTGAGGAATTCTGTGATCTTATTTATCAATGCATTAGCACAACAACTTTATCAGTAATTCTTAATGGTTCCCCATGTGAAGAGTTTCATCCTTCAAGGGGCATTAGGCAAGGTGACCCTCTCTTCCCATACTTGTTCATCCTAGCTATGGAGTTTCTCTCAAGACATCTTGTTGCTGCTCAACAAAACAACAGCATAAAAGGCATTAAAGTGGCTGCTAATTCTCCAGCCATTAATCATCTGTTATTTGCATATGACTGCTTGATTTTCACTCAAGAAAAATTGGATTCAGTTAACAATCTTCTTGAACTGCTTCACAACTTCAGTACTCAATCATGCCAggtaataaattttgaaaaatctgctGTGCATTTCAGCAAGTATACTAAACCAGATGTTGCAGTCACCCTTACTCAAATTTTGGGAATGAAGACtatgaattcaaaaaaaaaag CTAGATCTACTATGATAAAACATGTCCTTAATTCTCTACCTGTTTATCAAATGGGTTCTTTTAAGCTACCTGATCAGCTCATGAGAAAATTAActacaatcgaaaggaaattcTTTTGGGGTCATTCCTCCAATAGAAGTTTTAATCCTGTGTCGCACTCCAAGCTTTGTAAATCAAAAGATTATGGAGGAATTGCTTTTAGAGACATGGAGAAACTAAATCTTGCTTTACTCACTAAACTAGCTTGGAGG GTCATTCAAAAGAATTACTTCATGGAAATTAATAATGGCAGAAGAACAAAAATATGGAAGGATAGATGGGTTCCAGGTTTGAATCATCCACCAACTCCAATAAATGATATGCACAGATTCCATGAGAGTGTTGATGAACTAATCATTTCAGATGCAGGAACCTGGAATGTGTCTCTCTTAGATATTCTGTTTGATTCTAATACCTCTAAGAAAATCCAGGACATCTTTATTGATACATCCAAAGAAGATGTTATGCTTTGGACTCCAGTAAAATATG CTCATAACCCTTATATGGAAACTCAATGTGGAGTTTGCGGAAGAGAAACGGAAACGATTGAACATCTAATATTTGATTGCATACATGCCAGAGCTGTCTGGAGAGGAATCAATATAGATATAGATACAGTTAAAGAAAATTGTGGCAGTGTCTCTGAATGGGTTCTTAGCTGGTTTAGAATAGGTATTAATGCTACAAATGAAAGATTGTTGTTCACATGCATGATTGGTGCATGGATCATCTGGAAAGACAGATGTGAAAAAATCTTTCAGGGAGTTTCTCTAAACCCTATTTCCTCTGTTAATAGAATTCAGTATCATTTAAGTTCTCACCTGCATGAAAATTTAAATAGTAGTCCGTACTGCATTAAATATCATATTTCAAACTGGTGTCCTCCTGCACAAGGCATTTCTAAGTTTAATGTTGATACGTCTTTTGATCACAATACTAATCATGGCACTGGGATTGCTTTACGCGATCATGTAGGTAACTGCGATGGGATCCGAGGAAGTTTTAAACATGGAGTCTTGAATCCAGAGCAAGGAGAATGCCTAGCTGTACGAGAAGCATTATCGTGGGCTAAGGACCTAAAACTGGATGATATTCAAATCGAAGTTGAATTAGAGAAATAA